In the genome of Nocardioides seonyuensis, one region contains:
- a CDS encoding MFS transporter codes for MRPAIAAAFFTQGLVFISLTTRLPRFQERWELGELALSGILLLMVLLSGAGSLVAERLARRSGSARLLRTGLLLAGVAVLVIVLAPHVLVFVLGLASYGIALGLVDASSNMQAVALEHRLGRVVLPSFHGAWTLGGVCGAAFALAGSALPWESAAIVAVVPFAAAFLPFVTSTRSVSADVPIDEVDVPWRPIMLIGLALVVFYMVDTAAFTWGPAYLEHVLDAPEELIALAVFPYLVASGLVRLVGDRLTEQVGAVALLRSGAAVAVVALAVVVLAPTWPVAVLGFTLLGGSVAVVAPLSFSAAAALAARDARPEDRLARVDAVIARFNQFNYVGALLGSVLTGLVGSGSLRLGFAAPLVLAFALFPLTRAFAPADVRVDSTV; via the coding sequence GTGCGTCCCGCCATCGCTGCCGCGTTCTTCACCCAGGGACTCGTCTTCATCAGCCTGACCACGAGGCTGCCCCGTTTCCAGGAGCGGTGGGAGCTCGGCGAGCTGGCGCTGTCAGGGATCCTGCTGCTCATGGTCCTGCTCTCCGGAGCGGGCTCCCTGGTCGCTGAGCGCCTGGCCCGACGATCCGGCAGCGCTCGGCTCCTGCGCACCGGACTGCTGCTGGCAGGCGTGGCGGTGCTCGTCATCGTGCTGGCCCCGCACGTGCTGGTGTTCGTCCTGGGGCTGGCGTCGTACGGCATCGCGCTGGGCCTCGTCGACGCCAGCAGCAACATGCAGGCCGTGGCCCTGGAGCACCGGCTCGGCCGCGTGGTGCTGCCGTCCTTCCACGGCGCCTGGACGCTCGGCGGAGTGTGCGGCGCGGCGTTCGCCCTGGCCGGCTCGGCCCTGCCCTGGGAGTCCGCCGCGATCGTCGCGGTCGTGCCCTTCGCCGCCGCCTTCCTGCCCTTCGTGACTTCCACCCGGTCGGTCTCGGCCGACGTCCCCATCGACGAGGTCGACGTGCCGTGGCGGCCCATCATGCTCATCGGGCTGGCGCTCGTGGTGTTCTACATGGTCGACACCGCCGCCTTCACGTGGGGCCCGGCCTACCTCGAGCACGTCCTCGACGCGCCTGAGGAGCTGATCGCGCTGGCCGTCTTCCCCTACCTCGTGGCGAGCGGACTGGTCAGGCTCGTCGGCGACCGCCTCACCGAGCAGGTGGGAGCCGTCGCCCTGCTGCGCTCAGGGGCGGCTGTCGCCGTGGTCGCCCTCGCCGTCGTCGTGCTCGCCCCCACTTGGCCGGTCGCCGTGCTGGGCTTCACCCTCCTGGGTGGGTCCGTGGCCGTGGTCGCCCCGCTGAGCTTCTCAGCGGCAGCCGCCCTCGCAGCCCGCGACGCCCGCCCGGAGGACCGCCTGGCGCGCGTGGACGCAGTGATCGCCCGCTTCAACCAGTTCAACTACGTCGGGGCGCTCCTCGGCTCGGTGCTGACCGGGCTCGTCGGCTCGGGCTCGCTGCGCCTGGGCTTCGCCGCGCCGCTCGTCCTGGCCTTCGCGCTGTTCCCGCTCACGCGGGCCTTCGCGCCGGCAGACGTACGCGTCGACAGCACGGTCTGA
- a CDS encoding methylenetetrahydrofolate reductase: MDLQRRIIEGRGEFLIFALTPPRQEASPEKALEIAGRTAERLRAVDLDGLILYDIDDESGRNPEERPFPFLPTMDPADYLSHYFDTGSTPVVVYRAVGKYAESDLEAWLRAQEADRRLSVFVGAASREESVATSLADAQSLRARTRPDLLLGGVAIPERHARKGDEHLRLLRKQDAGCSFFVTQVIYDVTAAKNLVSDYRYECLARGLAPATFVFTFSVCGSTKTLEFLRWLGVDVPRWIENELRHADDTLDASFEYALAAARELMTYCRRLGVPFGLNVESVSIRRAEIEASVELAARLREGLHRLE; this comes from the coding sequence GTGGACCTGCAGCGGCGCATCATCGAGGGGCGAGGCGAGTTCCTCATCTTCGCGCTGACCCCGCCGCGACAGGAGGCCTCCCCGGAGAAGGCGCTGGAGATCGCGGGCCGCACGGCCGAGCGCCTCCGGGCCGTGGACCTCGACGGTCTGATCCTCTACGACATCGACGACGAGAGCGGTCGCAACCCCGAGGAACGGCCTTTCCCGTTCCTGCCGACGATGGATCCGGCCGACTACCTGTCTCACTACTTCGACACCGGGAGCACCCCCGTCGTCGTCTACCGGGCCGTGGGGAAGTACGCCGAGTCGGACCTCGAGGCATGGCTGCGGGCCCAGGAGGCCGACCGTCGGCTGTCGGTGTTCGTCGGTGCTGCGTCGCGTGAGGAGTCCGTCGCAACCTCGCTGGCCGACGCCCAGAGCCTGCGGGCGCGGACACGGCCCGACCTGCTGCTCGGCGGAGTGGCGATCCCCGAGCGCCACGCGCGCAAGGGTGACGAGCACCTGAGACTCCTGCGGAAGCAGGACGCCGGATGCTCCTTCTTCGTCACCCAGGTGATCTACGACGTGACCGCCGCGAAGAACCTCGTGTCGGACTATCGCTACGAGTGCCTCGCACGAGGGCTGGCCCCGGCGACCTTCGTCTTCACGTTCTCGGTCTGCGGGTCCACCAAGACTCTCGAGTTCCTCCGATGGCTCGGCGTCGACGTGCCCCGGTGGATCGAGAACGAGCTCCGGCACGCCGACGACACCCTCGACGCGTCCTTCGAGTACGCCCTGGCGGCCGCACGCGAGCTGATGACCTACTGTCGCCGGCTCGGCGTGCCGTTCGGGCTCAACGTCGAGAGCGTCTCCATCCGGCGCGCCGAGATCGAGGCCTCCGTCGAGCTTGCCGCGCGGCTGCGTGAAGGGCTCCACCGGCTGGAGTGA
- a CDS encoding IS110 family transposase, giving the protein MFTERTSVGLDVHARSVAAAAIDGVTGELFQSKLTPSYAHIRSWLQGLPAPVAVTYEAGPTGFGLYRSLTDAGIRCQVAAPSKLQKPSGDRVKTDARDAVHLARLLRLDEITSVAIPTVEQEAARDLVRAREDCRGDLMRARHRLTKLLLRHGIVYDGGNPWTGKHDTWLRTQALPQLISRATQLTFDNDYETVRTTWARRDRLDAAIEEMAADSEFTPVVRRLGCLRGVSTLTGFALAVEIGDWHRFTGRTIGTFVGLTPAEHSSGESKNRGSIAKTGNGHARRLLVEAAWHHRPRYSVGKTMRDRWGLAPAAARVRGDEGNHRLHQRWVRFIDHRKRHNVANIAIARELAGWCWSLAILDDS; this is encoded by the coding sequence GTGTTTACCGAGCGTACGAGCGTTGGGCTCGACGTGCACGCCCGATCAGTCGCGGCAGCGGCGATCGATGGCGTCACGGGCGAGTTGTTCCAGTCGAAGCTGACTCCGTCCTATGCCCACATCAGGTCTTGGCTCCAGGGCCTGCCGGCCCCGGTGGCGGTGACCTATGAGGCGGGGCCCACGGGGTTCGGGCTCTATCGGTCGCTGACCGATGCCGGGATCCGCTGCCAGGTCGCCGCGCCCAGCAAGCTGCAGAAGCCATCAGGTGATCGGGTGAAGACCGATGCTCGCGATGCGGTCCATCTGGCGCGGCTGCTGCGGCTGGACGAGATCACCTCGGTCGCCATTCCGACGGTCGAGCAAGAGGCGGCCCGAGACCTGGTGCGGGCGCGGGAGGACTGCCGCGGTGACTTGATGCGAGCAAGACACCGGTTGACGAAGCTGCTGCTGCGGCACGGGATCGTCTACGACGGCGGGAACCCCTGGACCGGCAAGCACGACACCTGGCTGCGGACCCAGGCCCTTCCCCAGCTGATTAGTCGAGCCACGCAGCTGACTTTCGACAACGACTACGAGACCGTCAGGACCACGTGGGCTCGTCGCGACCGGCTGGACGCCGCGATCGAGGAGATGGCTGCTGACAGCGAGTTCACCCCGGTGGTGCGCCGACTCGGCTGCCTGCGCGGCGTCAGCACCCTGACCGGGTTCGCGTTGGCTGTCGAGATCGGTGACTGGCATCGGTTCACGGGCCGCACCATCGGGACCTTCGTCGGGCTCACACCGGCGGAGCACTCCTCCGGGGAGTCGAAGAACCGCGGCTCGATCGCCAAGACCGGCAACGGTCACGCGCGGCGACTTCTCGTCGAGGCAGCCTGGCACCACCGACCCCGCTACTCGGTCGGCAAGACCATGCGCGACCGCTGGGGCCTGGCCCCGGCAGCAGCCAGAGTGCGTGGGGACGAAGGCAACCACCGGCTGCACCAGCGCTGGGTGCGGTTCATCGACCACCGCAAGCGGCACAACGTCGCCAACATCGCGATCGCTCGCGAACTCGCTGGCTGGTGCTGGTCCCTGGCCATTCTCGACGACAGCTGA
- a CDS encoding PHP domain-containing protein, whose product MMRIDLHTHSSVSDGTDPPGELVAKAAAAGLDVVALTDHDTAAGWAQAAAVAEREGVELVRGMEISTTHEHRSVHLLAYFLDPAHPVLDAELDRILRGRDSRVPGICERLVAAGIEIDEADVRRAAGDAVAAGRPHVADALVAKGVVADRTEAFERFLKPGRPGYVHRYASPLVDMVGVVRAAGGVSVVAHPWGRGSRRALDVETLGMLRDLGLDGLEVDHEDHDAAERAELRAIAHGLDLVVTGSSDHHGLGKVGHHLGVNTTAPEEYERLLARRPPAT is encoded by the coding sequence ATGATGCGAATCGACCTCCACACCCACTCCAGCGTCAGTGACGGCACCGACCCGCCCGGCGAGCTGGTCGCCAAGGCCGCCGCGGCCGGCCTCGACGTGGTCGCGCTCACCGACCACGACACGGCGGCGGGCTGGGCGCAGGCTGCAGCCGTCGCCGAGCGCGAGGGCGTCGAGCTCGTGCGGGGCATGGAGATCAGCACGACGCACGAGCACCGCAGCGTGCACCTCCTTGCCTACTTCCTCGACCCCGCACACCCCGTACTGGACGCTGAGCTGGACCGCATCCTCCGTGGTCGTGACAGCCGGGTCCCGGGCATCTGCGAGCGGTTGGTCGCCGCGGGCATCGAGATCGACGAGGCTGACGTACGACGCGCTGCCGGCGATGCGGTCGCGGCCGGGCGCCCGCACGTCGCCGACGCCCTGGTCGCCAAGGGGGTGGTGGCCGACCGGACCGAGGCGTTCGAGCGGTTCCTCAAGCCCGGCCGCCCCGGCTACGTCCACCGCTATGCCTCGCCGCTCGTCGACATGGTGGGCGTCGTGCGGGCCGCCGGCGGAGTCAGCGTGGTGGCGCACCCGTGGGGGAGGGGGAGTCGCCGGGCGCTCGATGTCGAGACGCTCGGCATGCTCCGCGACCTCGGTCTCGACGGCCTCGAGGTCGACCACGAGGACCACGACGCCGCCGAGCGCGCGGAGCTGCGCGCCATCGCACACGGGCTGGACCTGGTGGTGACCGGGAGCAGCGACCACCACGGACTCGGCAAGGTCGGCCACCACTTGGGCGTCAACACCACCGCGCCCGAGGAGTACGAACGACTGCTCGCGCGCCGCCCTCCTGCGACCTAG
- a CDS encoding GNAT family N-acetyltransferase — protein sequence MSVPSEWQATTRLSLRPPTPVDAPAVLRILSDDSVVRYNPSDRVEELSEVEAVLQRWLEHWSHHDFGNCCVFERETGRLIGNCGVRRMTVHAAPVLNLMYRFHPSAWGRGYATEAALAVLDWASRSLPGEIVLARVRPENAASQAVARRIGLRRDPLFDDQGKDGLDWAFTNRPQ from the coding sequence GTGTCAGTCCCTTCTGAATGGCAGGCCACAACCCGGCTGTCGTTGCGCCCACCGACGCCCGTCGACGCCCCCGCCGTGCTGCGCATCCTCTCCGATGACTCTGTGGTCAGGTACAACCCTTCTGACCGGGTCGAGGAGCTGTCCGAGGTCGAGGCTGTCCTGCAGCGGTGGCTCGAGCACTGGTCGCACCACGACTTCGGCAACTGCTGCGTGTTCGAGAGGGAGACTGGACGACTCATCGGCAACTGCGGTGTCCGGCGGATGACCGTCCATGCAGCGCCGGTGCTCAACCTCATGTACCGCTTCCATCCGAGCGCATGGGGTCGGGGCTACGCCACGGAAGCAGCACTGGCGGTTCTCGACTGGGCGTCCCGGAGCCTGCCGGGCGAGATCGTGCTCGCCCGGGTGCGTCCCGAGAACGCCGCCAGCCAGGCAGTGGCACGGCGGATAGGACTGCGGCGCGATCCCCTCTTCGACGACCAGGGGAAGGACGGCCTGGACTGGGCTTTCACCAACCGCCCGCAGTAG
- a CDS encoding YrhB domain-containing protein: MTEDDARRVAVSLLNSRYPEFAAGEWVISGVADYDTAWAFSYNSRTFLDAGEVTHALAGNGALVVPKSGDEPWFTRSGADTASQIARGRSAFET; this comes from the coding sequence ATGACCGAGGATGACGCACGCCGAGTGGCCGTCTCGTTGCTCAACTCCCGCTACCCCGAGTTCGCAGCGGGCGAGTGGGTGATCTCGGGCGTCGCCGATTACGACACCGCATGGGCGTTCTCCTACAACAGCCGCACGTTCCTCGACGCAGGCGAGGTAACCCACGCGCTTGCAGGCAACGGCGCGCTCGTCGTGCCCAAGTCCGGCGACGAACCATGGTTCACACGGTCGGGAGCCGACACGGCGAGCCAGATCGCCCGGGGCCGTTCCGCCTTCGAAACCTGA
- a CDS encoding DUF5302 family protein, with amino-acid sequence MADQDPNADLKAKMREALDRKAGHGHPDDSAGSKEKAHGSEVSAKNVAKPMHRRKAGGGGS; translated from the coding sequence GTGGCTGACCAGGACCCCAACGCAGATCTGAAGGCGAAGATGCGGGAGGCGCTGGATCGCAAGGCCGGGCACGGCCATCCCGATGACTCGGCCGGCTCCAAGGAGAAGGCGCACGGCTCGGAGGTGTCGGCCAAGAACGTCGCCAAGCCGATGCACCGCCGCAAGGCGGGTGGCGGGGGCTCCTGA
- a CDS encoding histidine phosphatase family protein gives MSEAPAPELWLVRHGETEWSRDHKHTSVTDLPLTEVGEAAALALRERLAATTFDLVLTSPRQRARRTAELAGFPGAEVDDDLVEWAYGDYEGITTATIRESVPGWTVWTHPSPDGETAADVTRRLDRVVHRVKGSRGRTLAFAHGHSLRALAARWLEQPVQEGRFFRLDTSTVSVLGFERETPVILSWNA, from the coding sequence ATGTCTGAGGCCCCGGCCCCCGAGCTCTGGCTGGTCCGCCACGGCGAGACCGAGTGGAGCCGGGACCACAAGCACACCTCGGTGACCGACCTGCCCCTCACCGAGGTCGGTGAGGCCGCGGCGCTGGCGCTGCGCGAGCGGCTGGCCGCCACCACCTTCGACCTGGTGCTCACCAGCCCACGCCAGCGGGCTCGTCGTACCGCCGAGCTCGCGGGGTTCCCCGGTGCCGAGGTGGACGACGACCTCGTCGAGTGGGCGTACGGCGACTACGAGGGCATCACCACCGCCACCATCCGCGAGAGCGTGCCCGGCTGGACCGTGTGGACGCACCCGAGCCCGGACGGGGAGACCGCTGCCGACGTCACCCGACGCCTGGACCGGGTGGTGCATCGAGTCAAGGGCAGCCGCGGACGGACGCTGGCCTTCGCCCACGGGCACTCGCTCCGGGCGCTGGCGGCCCGGTGGCTCGAGCAGCCGGTGCAGGAGGGGAGGTTCTTCCGGCTCGACACCTCCACGGTGTCCGTGCTCGGCTTCGAGCGGGAGACCCCGGTGATCCTGAGCTGGAACGCATGA
- a CDS encoding TIGR03557 family F420-dependent LLM class oxidoreductase, with protein sequence MRIGYTLMTEQVSPPDLVRHAALAEAAGFDFEVMSDHYFPWLDEQGHSGYAWSMLGAVTQVTERVDLMTYVTCPTVRYHPAVVAQKAATVQLLSGGRFTLGVGSGENLNEHVVGRGWPSVDVRHEMLVEALEIINALFDGGYVTREGKHFRVDSAKLWDLPESRVPIAAAVSGAQSVEALAPLADHMVTTEPDGDLVESWSSAGSRGERRIGQMPICFDTDRDAAVQRAHEQFRWFGGGWKVNAELPGTAGFAGASQFVRPEDVAGSIPCGDDVGAVVEAAAAWREAGFTDLALIQIGGDHQEEFLDWATSELLPALRQT encoded by the coding sequence ATGCGAATCGGATACACCCTGATGACCGAGCAGGTCTCGCCGCCCGACCTGGTCCGACATGCCGCTCTCGCGGAGGCGGCGGGGTTCGACTTCGAGGTGATGAGCGACCACTACTTCCCGTGGCTCGACGAGCAGGGCCACTCTGGCTACGCGTGGTCCATGCTGGGCGCCGTCACCCAGGTGACCGAGCGGGTCGACCTGATGACCTACGTGACCTGCCCGACGGTCCGCTACCACCCGGCCGTGGTCGCCCAGAAGGCCGCGACCGTGCAGCTGCTCTCGGGTGGCCGCTTCACCCTCGGCGTCGGCTCGGGAGAGAACCTCAACGAGCACGTGGTGGGTCGCGGCTGGCCGAGCGTCGACGTGCGGCACGAGATGCTGGTCGAGGCGCTGGAGATCATCAACGCCCTCTTCGACGGCGGCTACGTGACCCGCGAGGGCAAGCACTTCCGTGTCGACTCCGCCAAGCTGTGGGACCTGCCGGAGTCCCGGGTGCCGATCGCGGCCGCCGTCTCCGGAGCCCAGTCGGTCGAGGCCCTCGCCCCGCTGGCCGACCACATGGTGACCACCGAGCCCGACGGCGACCTCGTGGAGAGCTGGTCGTCCGCGGGGTCGCGGGGCGAGCGACGGATCGGGCAGATGCCGATCTGCTTCGACACCGACCGCGACGCCGCCGTGCAGCGTGCCCACGAGCAGTTCCGCTGGTTCGGTGGGGGCTGGAAGGTCAATGCCGAGCTCCCGGGGACCGCCGGCTTCGCGGGCGCCAGCCAGTTCGTCCGCCCCGAGGACGTCGCCGGCTCCATCCCCTGCGGCGACGACGTCGGCGCGGTGGTGGAGGCCGCGGCCGCGTGGCGCGAGGCCGGGTTCACCGACCTGGCACTGATCCAGATCGGTGGTGACCACCAGGAGGAGTTCCTCGACTGGGCCACCAGCGAGCTGCTCCCAGCCCTGCGGCAGACCTAG
- a CDS encoding sulfotransferase family protein has translation MSVPAPDARGRMTYDFSIVGVQKSGTTTLAWALRQHPDVCRPPRKEIHFFDREDYDWDSPDYARDYTAPRRAARHRMMGDATPTYLFWPHALERMHDYRPDMPLIAIFRDPLERLFSHWAHLRARVMPWVDWPKFIRRFAETSLPAELPAGVKPVRYGHMSGIARGYYGEQLRRGFDVFPREQWLLLEFREMFADFEGTLDAVTDHLELARFAPHPPLSQRNAGDAGVVGTPPTGEQLERIAAMYGQDLELFAELSGIDTTAWPTRRILEGTLDPDELAARFAAKINRGAES, from the coding sequence GTGAGCGTTCCCGCTCCTGACGCCCGGGGTCGGATGACCTACGACTTCTCGATCGTCGGCGTCCAGAAGAGCGGGACCACCACGCTGGCATGGGCCCTGCGCCAGCACCCCGACGTCTGCCGGCCCCCTCGCAAGGAGATCCACTTCTTCGACCGCGAGGACTACGACTGGGACTCGCCGGACTACGCGCGCGACTACACGGCACCGCGCCGTGCCGCCCGCCACCGGATGATGGGCGACGCGACACCGACCTACCTCTTCTGGCCCCACGCCCTGGAGCGGATGCACGACTACCGGCCGGACATGCCGCTCATCGCGATCTTCCGTGACCCGTTGGAGCGGCTCTTCTCCCACTGGGCCCACCTGCGGGCGCGGGTGATGCCGTGGGTGGACTGGCCGAAGTTCATCCGGCGGTTCGCCGAGACGTCACTGCCGGCAGAGCTGCCCGCCGGGGTGAAGCCGGTGCGCTACGGGCACATGTCGGGAATCGCGCGCGGCTACTACGGCGAGCAACTGCGGCGGGGCTTCGACGTCTTCCCCCGGGAGCAGTGGCTCCTCCTGGAGTTCCGGGAGATGTTCGCCGACTTCGAGGGCACCCTCGACGCAGTGACCGACCACCTCGAGCTGGCGCGCTTCGCGCCCCATCCTCCGCTCTCGCAGCGCAACGCCGGCGATGCCGGGGTGGTGGGGACGCCGCCGACGGGCGAGCAGCTGGAGAGGATCGCGGCGATGTACGGCCAGGACCTCGAGCTCTTCGCCGAGCTGTCGGGGATCGACACGACTGCATGGCCGACGCGGCGGATCCTCGAGGGAACTCTTGATCCGGACGAGCTGGCGGCTCGGTTCGCCGCCAAGATCAACCGGGGCGCCGAGTCGTGA
- a CDS encoding DUF222 domain-containing protein, which produces MRTLRDALTTIPLAAAPEECVDQLEELERLKSAICATQARISGQLDQHRLAQDEARRQLEPRRRRPKPEAGIAKEIGLARRESPHDGRRKLALARALLHDLPETLAALERGDLNERRAEIIASETSCLDAEKRREVDVVVCRDLDGLGDGHLRDLVQREVLRRDEEGWLARHERARAKRRVTGRILGDGMGQLSATLPATDLSLIMASLDAAAETARAQGDERDRSQLVADTLVGRLSGRGRNTPAPTAIKLLVSAETLMGEGDEPGYVFSAGHVPASVARSMVIAAAGHAHSTIQRLFTAPHNGALVAMESSTSFFRGALAEFIKLRDRRCRSPFCSAPIRHVDHVNGRADDGVTSSDNGQGLCEACNYAKEAHGWRHEPHPDPLAVTEVSVTTPTGHVHRSRAPDPPTDQSHPSPAERHVSARLLALAS; this is translated from the coding sequence GTGCGCACGCTGAGGGACGCACTCACCACCATCCCCCTCGCCGCCGCCCCCGAGGAGTGCGTCGACCAGCTCGAGGAGCTGGAGCGCCTGAAGTCGGCCATCTGTGCCACGCAGGCCCGGATCAGCGGTCAGCTCGACCAGCACCGACTGGCCCAGGACGAGGCACGACGACAGCTGGAGCCGCGCCGGCGTCGCCCCAAGCCCGAGGCCGGCATCGCCAAGGAGATCGGCCTTGCTCGCCGCGAGTCGCCCCACGACGGCCGGCGCAAGCTGGCCCTGGCTCGAGCGCTCCTCCATGACCTGCCCGAAACACTGGCAGCGCTCGAGCGGGGCGATCTCAACGAGCGTCGCGCCGAGATCATCGCGTCCGAGACCTCGTGCCTGGACGCCGAGAAGCGCCGCGAAGTCGACGTGGTCGTGTGCCGCGATCTGGACGGTCTCGGCGACGGTCACCTGCGGGACCTCGTGCAGCGCGAGGTGCTGCGCCGCGACGAGGAGGGCTGGCTCGCGCGGCACGAAAGGGCTCGAGCCAAGCGCCGGGTCACCGGCCGCATCCTCGGCGACGGAATGGGCCAGCTGAGCGCGACCCTGCCCGCCACGGACCTGTCACTGATCATGGCCTCGCTCGACGCCGCCGCCGAGACGGCGCGCGCCCAGGGCGACGAGCGCGACCGCAGCCAGCTCGTCGCGGACACGCTGGTCGGTCGACTCAGCGGCCGAGGCCGCAACACCCCGGCGCCGACTGCCATCAAGCTGCTGGTCAGCGCGGAGACGTTGATGGGCGAGGGCGACGAGCCCGGCTACGTGTTCTCGGCCGGTCACGTCCCGGCATCTGTGGCCAGGAGCATGGTGATCGCCGCCGCAGGGCACGCACACTCCACGATCCAACGGCTCTTCACCGCACCGCACAACGGCGCCCTGGTCGCCATGGAGTCCTCGACGAGCTTCTTCCGCGGGGCGCTGGCCGAGTTCATCAAGCTGCGTGACCGGCGCTGTCGCTCCCCCTTCTGCAGTGCTCCGATCCGCCACGTCGACCACGTCAACGGGCGTGCCGACGACGGCGTCACCTCCTCCGACAACGGCCAGGGCCTCTGCGAGGCCTGCAACTACGCCAAGGAGGCTCACGGCTGGCGCCACGAGCCCCATCCCGACCCTCTGGCCGTCACCGAGGTCTCAGTCACCACCCCGACCGGCCACGTCCACCGGTCGCGAGCCCCTGACCCGCCGACAGACCAGTCACACCCCTCCCCAGCCGAGCGCCACGTCTCGGCACGGCTGCTGGCGCTCGCCTCCTGA